A region from the Leishmania panamensis strain MHOM/PA/94/PSC-1 chromosome 20 sequence genome encodes:
- a CDS encoding hypothetical protein (TriTrypDB/GeneDB-style sysID: LpmP.20.3560): MPAVVEQLPSSDDDNGEPSLAPPMQCAQLDKDSSLAGAPQVEVSNAGTGAESEGRAQQDEAVCSSAERVVDVEECARLKAAGNELFKDGDISEALTLYRKALWCAPIKPVPPRPATTSTPSASRTSDANVPAEGEDAATKCDKGEAEKQPEDTTDYTLTAQVYCNAGFCLMKLDVKEEAAHMLSEAIRHDDSYLRAYIRRAECYYSMQKWSSAYGDYECYEKLGGVLDAQGHAHKAASKAKVDEEMQKMWGELKSLGNKILGNFGLSTDNFKFDKDPNTGGYSMRFER; the protein is encoded by the coding sequence ATGCCAGCAGTTGTGGAGCAGTTGCCCTCGTCAGACGACGACAATGGAGAGCCGTCGCTGGCACCCCCCATGCAATGTGCACAACTAGACAAGGATAGCAGCCTAGCCGGCGCACCTCAAGTTGAGGTTTCCAACGCCGGCACCGGTGCTGAATCGGAGGGCCGAGCCCAGCAGGATGAAGCAgtgtgcagcagtgcggagCGCGTTGTAGATGTGGAAGAGTGCGCTCGACTCAAAGCAGCTGGAAATGAGCTCTTTAAGGACGGCGACATCTCGGAGGCACTCACGCTGTATCGAAAGGCACTGTGGTGCGCCCCTATCAAGCCTGTGCCACCGCGTCCCGCCACTACAAGCACGCCTAGCGCTTCAAGGACGTCAGATGCCAACGTCCCGGCTGAGGGTGAGGACGCAGCAACGAAATGCGACAAGggtgaggcggagaagcagcCGGAAGACACGACCGACTACACCCTTACGGCACAGGTGTACTGCAACGCCGGTTTTTGCCTCATGAAGCTGGATgtaaaggaggaggcggcccACATGTTGTCAGAGGCAATCCGACACGATGACTCGTATTTGAGGGCGTACATCCGCCGTGCGGAGTGCTACTACAGCATGCAGAAGTGGTCCAGCGCATATGGAGATTACGAGTGCTACGAGAAGCTTGGTGGGGTGCTCGACGCGCAAGGTCACGCCCATAAGGCGGCTTCCAAAGCGAAGGTGGATGAGGAGATGCAAAAAATGTGGGGTGAGCTGAAGAGCCTTGGCAACAAAATTCTCGGTAATTTTGGCTTGTCGACGGACAACTTTAAATTTGACAAAGACCCCAACACGGGCGGCTACTCGATGCGTTTTGAGCGATAG
- a CDS encoding hypothetical protein (TriTrypDB/GeneDB-style sysID: LpmP.20.3520) yields MNIVSAAPPLSSKVIPGCSNTHSNSGLPTILSDLGTFAYQSASYGPQQLLACSSAVTNAGEVIFVYDMNSMLLIQSLSGHRAAVTALLWRRPPVSYLQTGLFLWSGDASGALMYWDVGEGVALTSIQTPCHGLVQSLTLLTDDHLLVATQEGSGYVYNSHLIDNTSLPPGSFPLEVKQSTLLGSTSRPSIVAFSRLSDQHSCAVVLGDRLRIFKSIQLESGAAPPVAKDLIYDSSDGAATVIDAIFSDAQEELLYFATRNTVGCYDWKLEVMLNESFLWMPGEVEFRRIFRSCASGVAARVGSCNQESIASSASDAAAAAQVPIMYSFGSDQRLAAWHTTRHNRFTSVAMDVRGVRINAKRCFNVAQSELDSSRFAVLFEDGAIAHWQYISRTRRWKLLDCWLAPLVRPVAFCPVGVYHCCVALESGHFILMDITHSMAVRRFNLVYSGGTQIVLLCGYKWSDLVWVVSDRVQQYRHHHQVSLIDTRTGEVVRVLRKPSSVPEQTRMKEITMDTTTTYVLLTYWNGTFEVWTAADSRLVHIHAGLGVANVSWAPPSMRRCLSGVQGTPQLLAVLFSEGTLSLWSVYKDRVVVSRDAISLFHPSVVEGSVRSAVVGDTLVTWDSHGNGVVLRAQGTRLAVRRLRDAPPNSGAAMCLGGLPPPFRATSAAEFMSFSSPLAWTTSGSFAHDGDDDNGADSTGTDAVGSFSPPTTDFSAARAVAVLFESGVFAIWDIATGECRALSSAGMAADVRALSLYWAGGSLCVLGADGCLYVLDMTLTEMNSSVRYRALRRPMKNVAFLLPAHRTYVQVALELGTPQSAVGDGAQPASHSLGAPPSAVMEAVSASARPCRGPFGQLLTEDIRTLQDELELYRTTMVPRYVLLQLSLCGSAAVTTAPASPLVWLRRAAVVAGFFGQPTKQRFMQLAADALCHWSPSAVVRREVGCRPLGTSSPADTTLAAESADQPPASSESESLNAASSSVPQTYACADAYSEALAPPHVVRRNRILLNEQRTAALLSNTHNHRARDDCVTRLALARDWLRLEHRQHAIEVLLDASPQSTRYNELATLSMSVAASTAVKSSSVDSASSALFAASAKRAAAMLLAQGDIEAAVEKLVLAGEYRSACVTLQSRGRWRDAVLLVKGVPQMQRPLLGEVLQRWSALSVQRGYRLLSAALLLACGGATTNETPPPPLAALSLLMESAHFTDVAGVLALVLAQYYEVISEWPETAAAMSSSISLAHSLGIPPAQPVSASAMMDNVLHALGDYSSLLHTIGNLAGEEVVLRQAAALKASIRLTVKDNTDEGGG; encoded by the coding sequence ATGAACATCGTTtcggcagcgcctccgctCTCATCGAAGGTGATTCCAGGATGCAGCAACACCCACAGCAACAGTGGACTTCCCACTATCCTCTCTGACCTCGGCACCTTTGCATACCAGTCCGCGAGCTAcggcccgcagcagctgcttgcgtGCAGCTCTGCTGTGACCAACGCGGGCGAGGTTATCTTTGTCTATGACATGAACAGCATGCTGCTTATACAGTCTCTCAGCGGACACAGGGCTGCTGTtacagcgctgctgtggcgtcgGCCCCCGGTGTCGTACTTGCAGACAGGCCTCTTCCTGTGGAGCGGCGACGCAAGCGGCGCACTGATGTACTGGGATGTAGGTGAAGGCGTAGCGCTAACATCGATCCAGACGCCGTGTCATGGCCTAGTGCAGTCGTTGACACTTCTTACAGACGACCACCTCCTTGTCGCCACCCAGGAGGGCTCAGGCTACGTGTATAACTCACACCTCATCGACAacacctctcttccacccGGCAGTTTTCCACTAGAGGTGAAGCAGAGCACCCTACtgggcagcaccagcagacCATCGATCGTCGCTTTTTCTCGGCTAAGCGACCAACATTCTTGCGCTGTTGTCCTGGGCGACCGTCTGCGCATCTTCAAGAGCATCCAACTcgagagcggcgccgccccTCCAGTGGCAAAGGACCTGATCTACGACAGCAGTGACGGTGCCGCCACAGTCATCGATGCCATTTTCAGTGATGCGCAGGAGGAGTTGCTGTACTTTGCGACACGCAACACGGTGGGGTGTTACGATTGGAAGCTGGAGGTGATGCTGAACGAGTCCTTTCTGTGGATGCCGGGTGAGGTGGAGTTTCGCCGCATCTTTCGCTCGTGCGCGAGTGGCGTAGCGGCGCGCGTCGGATCGTGTAACCAGGAGTCCATTGCATCTTCTGCaagcgatgctgctgccgccgcacagGTGCCCATCATGTACTCGTTCGGCTCCGATCAGCGACTTGCCGCGTGGCACACCACCCGTCACAACCGCTTCACCAGCGTTGCGATGGATGTGCGCGGGGTGCGCATTAACGCTAAGCGGTGCTTCAACGTTGCGCAGTCGGAGCTCGACTCGTCCCGGTTTGCAGTGCTGTTCGAGGATGGCGCCATTGCGCACTGGCAGTACATTTCACGAACTCGTCGATGGAAGCTGCTGGACTGTTGGCTTGCGCCTCTGGTGCGCCCTGTAGCATTCTGCCCCGTTGGTGTCTATCACTGctgcgtggcgctggagaGCGGTCATTTTATTCTGATGGACATCACGCACAGCATGGCAGTTCGGCGGTTCAACTTGGTTTATTCAGGCGGAACACAGattgtgctgctgtgcgggtACAAATGGAGCGACCTCGTCTGGGTCGTGTCGGACCGCGTCCAGCagtaccgccaccaccatcaggTCTCGCTGATTGACACCCGCAcaggggaggtggtgcgagTCCTGCGCAAGCCGTCCTCGGTGCCAGAGCAGACCCGCATGAAGGAGATCACGATGGACACGACAACCACGTACGTCCTGCTGACGTACTGGAACGGCACATTTGAGGTTTGGACAGCGGCTGACAGTCGACTGGTTCACATCCACGCCGGTTTGGGTGTTGCAAATGTGTCGTGGGCACCGCCGtcgatgcggcgctgcttgaGTGGTGTTCAGGGTACACCGCAGCTACTCGCCGTTTTATTCTCGGAGGGCACACTGTCGCTGTGGTCGGTTTACAAGGACCGTGTGGTGGTGAGCCGCGACGCTATTTCCCTCTTTCACCCAAGTGTAGTGGAAGGGTCAGTGCGGTCTGCAGTGGTGGGGGACACTCTTGTAACGTGGGATAGTCATGGCAACGGCGTCGTGTTGCGCGCGCAAGGGACGCGgttggcggtgcggcgcctACGCGATGCTCCGCCAAACAGCGGAGCTGCGATGTGCCTTGGCGGACTACCACCGCCGTTTCGCGCGACGAGCGCGGCGGAGTTCATGAGCTTTTCGTCGCCGCTAGCGTGGACGACGTCGGGGTCCTTCGCACACGACGGGGACGACGACAATGGGGCTGATTCAACCGGCACGGACGCTGTGGGGTCTTTCTCACCACCGACCACTGACTTTAGTGCAGCCCGCGCCGTGGCGGTTCTCTTTGAGAGTGGCGTGTTTGCTATCTGGGACATTGCAACCGGTGAGTGCCGCGCGCTATCCTCGGCTGGCATGGCTGCTGATGTGCGTGCTTTGTCGCTCTACTGGGCTGGCGGGTCGCTCTGTGTGCTGGGCGCGGACGGCTGCCTCTACGTCCTCGACATGACCCTGACTGAGATGAACAGCAGTGTGAGGTACagggcgctgcggcgccccATGAAGAACGTGGCCTTTCTCCTTCCTGCTCACCGTACTTATGTGCAGGTGGCCCTGGAGCTTGGCACTCCTCAGTCGGCTGTGGGCGACGGAGCCCAACCTGCTTCGCATTCCTTGGGCGCTCCCCCCAGTGCGGTCATGGAGGCGGTGTCAGCCTCCGCGCGTCCCTGCCGTGGTCCATTTGGGCAGCTCCTCACTGAGGACATACGTACTTTACAAGATGAGCTGGAGCTCTACCGCACCACGATGGTGCCGCGttatgtgctgctgcagctgagcctCTGCGGTTCCGCCGCGGTGACCACGGCGCCAGCTTCCCCTCTGGTTTGGCTGAGACGCGCTGCAGTGGTCGCCGGTTTTTTTGGCCAGCCAACGAAGCAGCGGTTTATGCAGcttgctgctgatgcgctgTGCCACTGGTCACCGTCGGCGGTCGTGCGCCGCGAAGTCGGGTGCCGTCCTCTTGGaacctcctcccctgccgATACCACACTGGCCGCCGAATCAGCAGATCAGCCTCCTGCGTCATCTGAAAGTGAGTCGCTCAATGCAGCCTCCTCCAGTGTACCACAGACGTACGCCTGTGCAGATGCGTATTCGGAAGCGcttgcccctccccacgtTGTGCGGCGCAATCGTATCCTCCTTAatgagcagcgcaccgccgcgctgcttTCCAATACTCACAACCACCGCGCCAGGGATGACTGTGTGACGCGACTCGCACTTGCACGTGACTGGCTGCGACTCGAACACCGCCAGCATGCCATCGAGGTGCTGTTGGATGCGTCGCCACAGTCCACGAGGTACAACGAGCTGGCCACTCTCAGCATGTCTGTGGCTGCCTCGACCGCCGTCAAGTCGTCTTCGGTGGACTCAGCATCCTCAGCGCTCTTTGCCGCCTCCGCGAAGCGTGCAGCGGCAATGTTGCTGGCCCAGGGAGACATAGAGGCGGCCGTAGAGAAGCTAGTGCTGGCTGGCGAGTACCGCAGCGCTTGTGTCACTCTCCAGTCAAGAGGTCGGTGGCGCGATGCTGTGCTCCTCGTCAAGGGAGTGCCTCAAATGCAGCGGCCCTTGCTgggggaggtgctgcagcgctggtcGGCGCTCTCCGTGCAGCGCGGCTACCGCCTGCTTAGCGCCGCTCTTCTACTCgcctgcggcggcgcaacaACGAATGaaacgccgccgcctccactggCAGCTCTGTCCCTGCTGATGGAGTCGGCCCATTTCACGGATGTGGCTGGGGTTCTGGCTCTTGTGCTGGCCCAGTATTACGAAGTCATTTCCGAGTGGCCCGAGACGGCTGCAGCGATGTCGTCATCCATCTCACTCGCTCACTCTTTAGGCATCCCCCCAGCGCAGCCGGTGAGTGCCAGTGCCATGATGGACAACGTGCTGCATGCCTTGGGTGACTACAGCAGCCTTCTGCATACAATCGGGAACTTggcaggagaggaggtggtgctaCGACAGGCTGCAGCGCTGAAGGCGTCAATACGGCTGACCGTCAAAGACAACACAGATGAGGGTGGGGGCTAA
- a CDS encoding hypothetical protein (TriTrypDB/GeneDB-style sysID: LpmP.20.3530), with the protein MRARRSSKFAEYLSTYAILGHVGIHPTTLIEKRDAAVGVGVYVRDACDAGTSLLAVPSNRFCSTSVLSRVGLKTTFCSPWTVGSEVLAMGSAESACDVQGGILTFLTGSAQWPELAWRLALEQHRSVSPLWGWLQSLPSVEELTDRKDAAERQCRVHHTMLLPYYLKGRQRIQEETRAAYAQLRPQNILPCFDRFAWAVDVILSRGLLLPTAWPVTAGASTNSAADSGLEEGNSDSPSDSSPECGIVPFLDLVNAPDDIGRAVNADIEVATLFEDLPKFLRDDLAPAAAAKECGSDDGCAEVKRVLETHYYLCLTLRKPLRASEEVILDWHVPMLTTGVLAPADDAIVSRFLKYMF; encoded by the coding sequence ATGCGAGCGAGGCGCTCTTCCAAGTTTGCCGAGTACCTCTCCACCTACGCCATTCTCGGGCATGTTGGCATTCACCCGACGACGCTGATTGAAAAGCGTGATGCTGCAGTTGGGGTcggcgtgtacgtgcgcgaTGCTTGCGACGCCGGaacctccctcctcgccgtcccGTCGAATCGGTTCTGTTCCACTTCTGTGCTATCGCGAGTAGGACTTAAGACCACCTTTTGCAGCCCGTGGACGGTGGGCAGCGAAGTGCTTGCGATGGGCTCCGCTGAGTCAGCTTGTGACGTTCAAGGCGGCATCCTTACTTTTCTCACAGGGAGTGCACAGTGGCCAGAGCTAGCATGGAGACTCGCCcttgagcagcaccgcagcgtgTCGCCTCTCTGGGGATGGCTGCAAAGCCTTCCGTCAGTGGAGGAGCTGACTGACCGTAAGGACGCGGCAGAGCGGCAGTGCCGAGTGCACCACacgatgctgctgccctaCTACCTCAAAGGACGCCAGCGCATTCAAGAAGAGACGCGAGCCGCctacgcgcagctgcggcccCAGAATATTCTACCGTGCTTTGACCGCTTTGCGTGGGCAGTGGACGTGATCCTGTCTCGTGGACTGCTACTGCCGACGGCGTGGCCCGTCACTGCGGGTGCGTCCACGAACAGCGCGGCGGACAGCGGACTAGAGGAAGGCAACAGCGACTCGCCGTCTGACTCGTCGCCCGAGTGCGGTATTGTGCCTTTTCTGGACCTTGTCAACGCCCCAGATGACATCGGCCGCGCGGTCAACGCAGATATCGAAGTCGCCACGTTGTTCGAGGACCTTCCGAAGTTCCTCAGAGACGACTTggcgcctgccgctgccgctaaagaatgcggcagcgacgatggATGTGCAGAGGTGAAACGTGTGCTAGAGACGCACTACTATCTCTGTCTTACCCTGCGGAAGCCGCTGCGTGCCTCTGAAGAGGTCATTCTGGACTGGCACGTCCCCATGTTGACGACTGGCGTGCTGGCGCCTGCTGACGACGCGATTGTCAGCCGTTTTCTCAAGTACATGTTTTAG
- a CDS encoding phosphomannomutase-like protein (TriTrypDB/GeneDB-style sysID: LpmP.20.3510), with protein sequence MSSLDAKVQQWLAWDRDPTTCQVIESLAAKKETAELRRRLERRMKFDTAGLRSTMGAGNAYMNSLTVLQTAQGLAAYMKQQFSPTELLRGIVIGYDGRHHSRKFGEITATVMHQQGIKTYLYAHCVPTPFVPYGIGFLKALAGVMVTASHNPKEYNGLKVYWTNGAQIVAPLDASIAAFIKANRTPLESSWAPFTATDHVDPYDAVFEDYFTTLRSSYVPASDASAVRFTFTAMHGVGTRFTTYGLQHVLGLPASHLSVVAEQAEPNPDFPTVRFPNPEEGRSVFALSFATAERHGASVVLANDPDADRLGVAERLSDGEGWHVLTGNEIGALLGWWAMERARWKGIALDHCLLMSTVVSSCILKTMTLKEGAQYSETLTGFKFIGNKAMERRAREGLQTLFAYEEAIGFMWGDRVMDKDGVTAAVVVADLACYLRKERHCSLLEHLQSLYRQYGYHFTYNSYVTTDDPAKTALLLQSIRTAVSGKYPTHVAGRPVTRVVDYAAQVDTAAPLGRPSLGKTSMITLHVDGGMQITIRGSGTEPKIKWYAELVTKDAAGQQTLNAFVVKAIHQLMQPHKFDLVMRSEDAELFSKL encoded by the coding sequence ATGTCGTCCCTCGACGCAAAAGTGCAGCAATGGCTGGCGTGGGACCGCGATCCAACTACATGTCAGGTCATCGAGTCCCTGGCAGCCAAGAAGGAAACGGCAGAGCTGCGACGTCGCCTCGAGAGGCGCATGAAGTTTGACACCGCCGGTCTACGATCCACTATGGGGGCCGGAAACGCTTACATGAATAGTCTCACTGTGCTGCAGACGGCTCAAGGGCTGGCGGCATACATGAAGCAGCAGTTTTCCCCCACGGAGCTCTTGCGCGGAATTGTTATCGGCTACGATGGGCGACATCACAGCCGCAAGTTTGGCGAGATCACAGCCACTGTCATGCATCAGCAGGGCATCAAGACGTACTTGTACGCCCACTGTGTCCCCACACCGTTCGTACCGTACGGGATAGGGTTCCTCAAAGCGTTAGCTGGGGTGATGGTGACTGCTAGCCACAACCCCAAGGAGTACAACGGCTTAAAGGTTTACTGGACCAATGGGGCGCAGATTGTCGCCCCGCTTGACGCGTCGATTGCAGCCTTCATCAAGGCGAACCGTACCCCACTCGAATCGTCGTGGGCCCCGTTCACCGCGACCGATCACGTAGACCCGTACGACGCCGTTTTCGAAGACTACTTCACCACACTGCGCTCTTCCTACGTCCCGGCTAGCGACGCGTCCGCTGTGCGCTTCACCTTCACCGCGATGCACGGCGTAGGCACTCGTTTCACCACATATGGGCTTCAGCACGTGCTGGGACTTCCTGCGTCGCACCTCAGCGTTGTGGCGGAGCAAGCCGAACCGAACCCGGACTTCCCCACTGTGCGGTTCCCCAATCCGGAGGAAGGAAGGTCGGTGTTTGCCTTGTCCTTTGCGACAGCAGAGAGGCATGGCGCCTCCGTCGTTTTGGCAAATGACCCGGATGCGGATCGCCTGGGTGTGGCAGAGCGCCTCTCcgatggggaggggtggcACGTGTTGACGGGTAACGAAATCGGTGCACTGCTGGGATGGTGGGCGATGGAGCGAGCGCGTTGGAAGGGCATCGCGCTCGACCACTGCCTCCTGATGTCCACGGTCGTCAGCTCATGTATCCTCAAGACGATGACGCTCAAGGAAGGGGCGCAGTACTCGGAGACACTGACAGGCTTCAAGTTTATCGGCAACAAGGCGATGGAGCGCagggcgagggaggggtTACAGACGCTCTTTGCGTACGAGGAGGCGATAGGGTTCATGTGGGGCGATCGAGTGATGGACAAAGATGGCGTGACAGCTGCGGTGGTTGTCGCCGACCTCGCCTGCTACCTCCGAAAGGAGAGGCACTgctcgctgctggagcacctGCAGAGCTTGTACCGGCAGTACGGCTACCACTTCACGTACAACTCGTACGTGACAACCGATGACCCTGCAAAGACAGCGTTGCTATTACAGAGCATTCGCACTGCGGTGTCGGGGAAGTACCCTACTCACGTGGCAGGGCGGCCAGTGACGCGTGTGGTAGACTACGCAGCACAGGTAGACACAGCCGCGCCTTTGGGCCGGCCGTCTCTCGGCAAGACGTCCATGATCACCTTGCACGTGGACGGCGGCATGCAGATCACCATccgaggcagcggcacggaGCCGAAGATCAAGTGGTACGCCGAGTTGGTGACCAAGGATGCGGCGGGGCAGCAGACGCTAAACGCGTTCGTAGTAAAGGCGATACACCAGCTTATGCAGCCGCACAAGTTCGACCTTGTCATGCGCAGCGAAGACGCCGAGCTGTTTAGTAAGCTCTAG
- a CDS encoding ribosomal protein L14, putative (TriTrypDB/GeneDB-style sysID: LpmP.20.3550) has product MLRLFRAHLAPTTTDAAAKLPAGNPVNKTWFRHNLIIRRKGSYRSRWGNGTEGYGAGVPLSDQVKLHCVDNTNCKHVRLIAKATAERFAHCRVFPAVAHRVSVQRFKGRGGSGEVSRHRVKPGNIYWVCLFTRRQTNTRMSGLQTNFDRNTCIIMNDQRVPLGTRVMYCAGRHVNHKYHLKAVVLANFFV; this is encoded by the coding sequence ATGCTGCGTTTGTTTCGGGCACACTTggcgcccaccaccaccgatgcGGCAGCAAAGCTGCCTGCCGGCAACCCGGTGAACAAGACGTGGTTTCGCCACAATCTTATTATCCGGCGCAAGGGCTCGTACCGCTCTCGATGGGGCAACGGCACGGAAGGGTACGGTGCTGGCGTTCCCCTTAGTGACCAGGTGAAGCTGCACTGTGTGGACAACACAAACTGCAAGCATGTGCGTCTTATCGCCAAGGCGACGGCCGAGCGCTTTGCACACTGCCGCGTCTTTCCTGCCGTGGCTCACCGTGTGTCGGTGCAGCGCTTCAAGGGACGTGGCGGGAGTGGTGAAGTCTCGCGCCATCGCGTTAAGCCTGGGAACATATACTGGGTCTGCCTCTTCACACGTCGCCAAACAAACACTCGCATGAGTGGCTTGCAGACGAACTTTGACCGTAACACCTGTATTATTATGAATGATCAGCGTGTACCGTTAGGGACGCGGGTGATGTACTGCGCCGGCCGTCACGTGAATCACAAGTATCACCTGAAGGCTGTCGTGCTGGCCAACTTTTTTGTGTGA
- a CDS encoding hypothetical protein (TriTrypDB/GeneDB-style sysID: LpmP.20.3540) produces MSFTYQRMKMRATTIAVDHMRSLCDGCNLVLGAVTHPFKRLIGRVKAEAPWVNTAVACTFITILPLIFYPYIKKYVFNDERAAAEAERVRLCLQKGIDPYPYMRHKDFVYGNSAPVLANEEQIPKRIGWEFNALENYYKRKEELRQEVGGNIDDTVKKLMELKREHRGMYDRMRGKPGTEPRDLIFRGSSEGDKLTL; encoded by the coding sequence ATGTCTTTCACGTACCAGCGCATGAAGATGCGGGCGACTACCATCGCGGTGGACCACATGCGCAGCCTTTGTGACGGCTGCAACCTCGTCCTTGGCGCCGTCACGCATCCATTCAAGCGGCTTATCGGACGGGTGAAGGCAGAGGCGCCATGGGTGAACACAGCTGTGGCCTGCACCTTCATCACCATACTCCCTCTCATTTTTTATCCGTACATCAAGAAGTACGTCTTCAATGAcgagcgcgctgccgccgaggcggagcgcgTGCGGCTGTGCCTGCAGAAAGGCATTGACCCGTACCCGTACATGCGCCACAAGGACTTTGTGTACGGCAACTCAGCCCCCGTGCTGGCCAACGAGGAGCAGATTCCAAAGCGAATCGGCTGGGAATTCAACGCACTAGAGAATTACtacaagaggaaagaagagctTCGGCAGGAGGTGGGCGGCAACATCGATGACACTGTAAAGAAGTTGATGGAGCTCAAGAGAGAACACCGGGGCATGTACGACAGGATGCGCGGCAAGCCAGGTACGGAGCCGCGTGATCTCATCTtccgcggcagcagcgaaggggaCAAACTCACGTTGTAG